The following proteins are co-located in the Pseudomonas synxantha genome:
- a CDS encoding GNAT family N-acetyltransferase: MTDYFQLLRRDLTGSLPAPQWPADTRLDHYRDELAPAIHAVLRMTQDQGGGRVARLDEWRRQFVINAEFDPTLCLVASNADGILGVAQCWTSAFIKNLCVHPCAQGQGLGRALLLQAFQMFKQRGEPYVDLKVLESNLRARQLYESAGMKFVLRDIVTKD; this comes from the coding sequence TTGACCGATTATTTCCAGCTGTTGCGTCGCGACCTCACAGGCAGCCTGCCCGCCCCGCAGTGGCCAGCAGATACGCGGCTAGATCATTACCGGGATGAGCTGGCCCCGGCGATCCATGCCGTGCTGCGCATGACCCAGGACCAGGGCGGCGGCCGTGTCGCCAGGCTGGATGAATGGCGCCGGCAATTCGTCATCAATGCCGAGTTCGACCCAACGCTGTGCCTGGTAGCCAGCAACGCCGACGGCATCCTCGGGGTGGCCCAATGCTGGACCAGCGCCTTTATCAAGAACCTCTGCGTGCACCCTTGCGCCCAAGGCCAGGGCCTGGGCCGTGCCTTGTTGCTGCAAGCCTTCCAAATGTTCAAGCAGCGCGGCGAACCTTATGTCGACCTTAAGGTGCTGGAGAGCAACCTGCGTGCCCGGCAGCTGTATGAAAGTGCGGGTATGAAATTTGTCCTACGGGACATAGTGACCAAGGACTGA
- a CDS encoding YkgJ family cysteine cluster protein, translating to MNTHFSCVGCGKCCNDHHVPLTLEEARQWAADGGNVIVLVEGFLRNGLGLPLQQREHAERRSVIVPSGNTEAFVAITFAAYNAGPCRNLDEDNRCRIYERRPLVCQIYPMEINPHIPLNPGAKDCPPQSWEQGPALIVGGELMDLELAELIRRSRQADRDDVQAKAAVCALLGIHTTALKGDGFTAYLPDMQAFALAIEQTTDQSAMATEWVFHVSGMDIAEQLLDAGAQIATEVPANYAFISLRAA from the coding sequence ATGAACACTCATTTTTCCTGCGTAGGTTGTGGCAAATGCTGCAACGACCATCACGTGCCCCTGACCCTTGAAGAGGCCCGGCAATGGGCGGCGGACGGCGGTAATGTCATCGTTCTGGTCGAAGGCTTCCTACGTAACGGCCTGGGCTTGCCCCTGCAACAACGCGAACACGCCGAGCGCCGTTCCGTGATCGTGCCCAGCGGCAATACCGAGGCTTTCGTGGCAATCACCTTTGCCGCCTACAACGCTGGGCCCTGCCGGAATCTTGACGAAGACAACCGCTGCCGCATCTACGAGCGACGCCCCCTGGTGTGCCAGATCTATCCGATGGAGATCAATCCGCATATCCCGCTGAACCCGGGTGCCAAGGATTGCCCGCCGCAGTCCTGGGAACAGGGACCGGCGCTGATCGTCGGTGGCGAACTGATGGACCTGGAACTGGCTGAGCTGATCCGTCGTTCGCGCCAGGCCGACCGTGATGATGTGCAGGCCAAGGCGGCGGTGTGCGCGTTGCTCGGCATTCATACAACCGCGCTCAAGGGCGACGGCTTTACCGCGTATCTGCCGGATATGCAGGCATTTGCCCTGGCCATTGAGCAGACAACTGACCAATCAGCCATGGCCACTGAATGGGTGTTCCATGTGTCCGGGATGGATATCGCCGAACAACTGCTGGACGCTGGTGCGCAGATTGCCACCGAGGTGCCGGCCAACTATGCGTTTATCTCACTGAGGGCGGCCTGA
- a CDS encoding transporter substrate-binding domain-containing protein has product MALIHICAVFALLLSTTVAAASDQPRHEIRFAVAAHFPPFQHRNSQGQLVGLNIELGNALCEQLNVRCTWVDQVVMENFPALEGRKFDAIMGMAPTSNRRQQVSFTNALYPITTRLVARKTAGLTPDRRSLKGKRVGVLIRSNREAFALSQWAPAGVIIKSFWLNDQLINSLLAGDIDATLQGAVEIREALLDTAQGLDFDFLGPVVSSDLLGDSVAIAVRKLDTSLRNELNHALEELMQNGEYQRIVEPYRLDVLPSSP; this is encoded by the coding sequence GTGGCCCTGATACACATTTGTGCTGTGTTTGCTCTCTTGCTGTCGACGACTGTTGCTGCCGCCAGCGATCAACCACGGCACGAAATCCGCTTCGCCGTCGCCGCGCACTTCCCGCCGTTCCAACACCGCAACTCCCAAGGGCAACTGGTGGGGTTGAATATCGAACTGGGTAACGCCCTGTGCGAGCAACTCAACGTGCGCTGTACCTGGGTCGACCAAGTGGTCATGGAAAATTTCCCGGCCCTGGAAGGCCGAAAGTTCGACGCGATCATGGGCATGGCGCCGACGTCGAATCGGCGACAACAGGTGAGCTTTACCAATGCACTCTACCCCATCACCACCCGCTTGGTGGCCCGTAAAACCGCAGGCCTGACCCCTGATCGGCGGTCGCTCAAGGGCAAGCGTGTCGGGGTCTTGATCAGAAGCAATCGTGAAGCCTTTGCCCTGTCGCAGTGGGCGCCGGCAGGCGTGATCATCAAGAGTTTCTGGCTCAATGATCAACTGATCAACAGCCTCCTCGCGGGCGATATCGATGCGACCCTGCAAGGTGCGGTAGAGATACGTGAGGCCCTGCTGGACACGGCTCAGGGCCTGGATTTCGATTTTCTCGGCCCGGTTGTTTCGTCTGACCTGTTGGGCGACAGCGTGGCGATCGCAGTGCGCAAGCTCGATACCTCGTTGCGCAATGAACTCAACCATGCGCTTGAAGAGCTGATGCAAAACGGTGAATACCAGCGCATCGTCGAGCCCTATCGTCTCGATGTGCTGCCATCCAGTCCGTGA
- a CDS encoding efflux RND transporter periplasmic adaptor subunit, with translation MHIKRNTALMVGVLLILAVAAWTLTRPPKTRLAAPSAVPVRVVSVVQRDVARYVSGIGSVLSLHSVVIRPQIDGILTKLLVKEGQLVKAGDLLASIDDRSIRASLDQAKAQLGQSQAQLQVALVNLKRYRELSVDDGVSKQTYDQQQALVNQLKATAQGNQAAIDAAQVQLSYTQIRSPVSGRVGIRSVDEGNFLRMSDTQGLFSVTQIDPIAVAFSLPQQMLPTLQGLIAAPTRASVDAYLGADTDGQTGDLLGEGHLSLIDNQISSTTGTLRAKAEFNNPSQKLWPGQLVTIKIQTALDKNALVVPPTVVQRGLDSHFVYRVSDDTVEVVPVQVAYQDSEINIIKGVQAGDVLVSDGQSRLKAGARVEVLKEPPQIIQTAEAKVQP, from the coding sequence ATGCACATAAAACGAAACACGGCCCTGATGGTGGGCGTACTCCTGATACTGGCCGTTGCAGCCTGGACGTTGACCCGCCCGCCCAAGACCCGGCTGGCAGCGCCCAGTGCAGTTCCTGTTCGGGTGGTGAGCGTGGTGCAACGGGATGTCGCGCGGTACGTCAGCGGCATCGGCTCGGTGTTGTCGTTGCACAGTGTGGTGATACGTCCGCAGATAGACGGCATCCTCACCAAACTACTGGTCAAGGAAGGCCAACTGGTAAAAGCCGGTGACTTGCTGGCAAGCATCGACGACCGCTCCATCCGGGCCAGCCTCGACCAGGCCAAGGCGCAATTGGGCCAAAGCCAGGCGCAACTGCAAGTGGCACTGGTCAACCTCAAGCGTTACAGGGAGCTGAGCGTTGACGACGGTGTGTCGAAACAGACCTACGACCAGCAACAGGCGCTGGTCAACCAGCTCAAGGCCACCGCGCAAGGCAACCAGGCCGCGATAGACGCGGCTCAGGTACAACTTTCCTACACCCAGATTCGCTCCCCGGTCAGTGGTCGCGTGGGTATTCGCAGCGTGGATGAAGGTAACTTCCTGCGCATGAGCGACACCCAGGGACTGTTTTCAGTCACCCAGATCGATCCGATCGCCGTGGCTTTCTCCCTGCCGCAGCAGATGCTGCCGACCCTGCAGGGGCTGATCGCCGCGCCGACCCGGGCGAGTGTCGATGCCTACCTGGGCGCCGACACCGACGGCCAGACCGGCGACCTGCTCGGCGAAGGCCACCTGAGCCTGATCGACAACCAGATCAGTTCCACCACCGGCACGCTGCGGGCCAAGGCCGAGTTCAATAACCCGTCGCAAAAGCTGTGGCCGGGGCAACTGGTGACCATCAAGATCCAGACCGCCCTCGACAAGAACGCCCTGGTGGTGCCGCCGACCGTGGTGCAACGTGGCCTGGACTCGCACTTCGTGTACCGGGTAAGCGATGACACCGTGGAGGTGGTGCCGGTGCAGGTCGCCTACCAGGACAGCGAGATCAACATTATCAAGGGCGTGCAGGCCGGGGATGTGCTGGTCAGCGACGGTCAGTCGCGGCTCAAGGCCGGTGCCCGGGTGGAGGTGCTCAAGGAGCCGCCGCAAATAATCCAGACCGCTGAAGCCAAGGTGCAACCATGA
- a CDS encoding multidrug efflux RND transporter permease subunit encodes MNGSRSPSAWCVDHPVATLLLTFALVLLGMIAFPRLAVAPLPEAEFPTIQVTAQLPGASPDTMASSVATPLEVQFSAIPGMTQMTSSSALGSSQLTLQFTLEKSIDTAAQEVQAAINTASGKLPSDMPSLPTWRKVNPADSPVLILSVSSDSMPSTELSDYVETLLARQISQIDGVGQINITGQQRPAIRVQASPDKLAAIGLTLADIRLAIQQSSLNLAKGAIYGENSVSTLSTNDQLFHPEEYGQLIVSYKDGAPVQLRDIAKVVNGSENAYVQAWSGDTPGVNLVISRQPGANIVETVDRIQAELPRLQGMLPASVQVSVLTDRTKTIRASLHEVEMTLLIAILLVVAVMALFLRQLSATLIVSAVLGVSLVASFALMYLMGFSLNNLTLVAIVIAVGFVVDDAIVVVENIHRHLEAGLGKREAAIKGSGEIGFTVVSISFSLVAAFIPLLFMGGVVGRLFKEFALTATSTILISVVVSLTLAPTLAALFMRAPTHHAHAKPTFSERLLAGYARNLRRALAHQRSMAAIFVVTLALAVVGYVFIPKGFFPVQDTGFVLGTSEAAADVSYPDMVAKHKALAEIVKADPAVQAFSHSVGVTGSNQTIANGRFWIALKDRGDRDVSASQFIDRLRPQLAKVPGIVLYLRAGQDINLSSGPSRAQYQYVLKSNDGPTLNTWTQRLTEKLRANPAFRDLSNDLQLGGSITHISIDRQAAARFGLTATDVDQALYDAFGQRQINEFQTEINQYQVILELDSQQRGKAESLNYFYLRSPLTNEMVPLSALARVDPPSVGPLSISHDGMFPAANLSFNLAPGVALGDAVIMLNQAKNDIGMPSTLIGNFQGATQAFQSSLASQPWLILAALVAVYIILGVLYESFVHPLTIISTLPSAGLGALVMLWLLGQDFSIMALIGLVLLIGIVKKNGILMIDFALEAQRVRGLSPQDAIYEACVTRFRPIIMTTLAALLGAVPLMLGSGPGAELRQPLGIAVVGGLLVSQALTLFTTPVIYLYLERFFHRPKPALALGTTH; translated from the coding sequence ATGAACGGCAGCCGTTCACCCTCGGCCTGGTGTGTTGATCACCCGGTCGCTACCTTGCTGCTGACCTTCGCCTTGGTATTGTTGGGGATGATTGCCTTCCCGCGCCTGGCTGTCGCGCCACTGCCGGAAGCGGAATTCCCGACGATCCAGGTTACCGCGCAACTGCCCGGCGCCAGCCCGGATACCATGGCTTCATCGGTGGCCACGCCCCTGGAGGTGCAATTCAGTGCCATCCCCGGCATGACCCAGATGACTTCCAGCAGCGCCCTGGGGTCCAGCCAGCTGACCCTGCAATTCACCCTGGAAAAAAGCATCGACACCGCCGCCCAGGAGGTCCAGGCCGCAATCAACACCGCATCGGGCAAGTTGCCCAGCGATATGCCGAGTTTGCCGACCTGGCGAAAAGTCAACCCGGCGGACAGCCCGGTGCTGATCCTCAGTGTCAGCTCAGATAGCATGCCCAGCACCGAGCTGAGCGACTATGTGGAAACCCTGCTGGCGCGCCAGATCAGCCAGATCGACGGCGTCGGCCAGATCAACATCACCGGTCAGCAGCGTCCGGCGATTCGCGTGCAGGCATCCCCTGACAAGCTCGCGGCCATCGGCCTGACCCTCGCCGATATCCGCCTGGCCATCCAGCAATCGAGCCTGAACCTGGCCAAGGGCGCGATCTATGGTGAGAACAGCGTGTCGACCCTGTCGACCAACGACCAACTGTTTCACCCGGAGGAATACGGTCAGCTGATCGTTTCCTACAAGGACGGCGCGCCGGTGCAACTGCGTGATATCGCCAAAGTCGTCAATGGTTCAGAAAACGCTTACGTGCAAGCCTGGTCCGGCGATACCCCGGGTGTGAACCTGGTGATTTCACGCCAGCCCGGCGCCAACATCGTCGAGACCGTCGACCGCATTCAAGCCGAACTGCCGCGCCTGCAAGGCATGTTGCCGGCCTCGGTGCAGGTGAGTGTATTGACCGACCGCACCAAAACCATCCGCGCCTCATTGCATGAAGTGGAAATGACCCTGCTGATCGCTATCCTGCTGGTGGTGGCGGTCATGGCGCTGTTCCTGCGCCAGCTGTCGGCGACGCTGATTGTGTCGGCTGTGCTTGGCGTATCGCTGGTGGCCAGTTTCGCCCTGATGTACCTGATGGGGTTCAGCCTGAATAACCTGACCCTGGTGGCCATCGTGATTGCCGTGGGCTTTGTGGTCGACGATGCGATTGTGGTGGTGGAGAACATTCACCGGCACCTGGAGGCGGGCCTGGGCAAGCGCGAAGCCGCGATCAAGGGTTCCGGCGAGATTGGCTTTACCGTGGTGTCCATCAGCTTCTCGCTGGTGGCGGCGTTTATTCCGCTGCTCTTCATGGGCGGCGTGGTCGGACGGCTGTTCAAGGAGTTCGCGCTGACAGCCACCTCGACCATCCTGATTTCGGTGGTGGTTTCGCTGACTTTGGCACCGACATTGGCGGCCCTGTTCATGCGTGCACCCACCCATCACGCCCACGCCAAGCCCACCTTCAGCGAACGCCTGCTGGCCGGCTATGCACGCAACCTGCGCCGTGCGCTGGCGCATCAACGCAGCATGGCCGCGATCTTCGTGGTGACCCTGGCCCTGGCCGTGGTCGGCTACGTGTTTATCCCCAAGGGCTTCTTCCCGGTCCAGGACACGGGCTTTGTGCTCGGCACCAGCGAGGCGGCGGCCGATGTGTCGTACCCGGACATGGTCGCCAAGCACAAGGCACTGGCCGAGATCGTCAAGGCCGACCCGGCAGTGCAAGCCTTCTCCCACTCAGTGGGCGTCACCGGCAGCAACCAGACCATCGCCAACGGGCGCTTCTGGATTGCCTTGAAAGACCGCGGTGACCGTGACGTATCCGCCAGCCAGTTCATCGATCGCCTGCGCCCACAACTGGCCAAGGTGCCGGGTATCGTGCTGTACCTGCGCGCTGGCCAGGACATCAACCTGAGCTCCGGACCCAGCCGCGCCCAGTACCAGTATGTGCTCAAGAGCAATGACGGCCCGACGCTGAACACCTGGACCCAACGCCTCACCGAAAAACTGCGCGCCAACCCGGCGTTTCGCGACCTGTCCAATGATCTGCAACTGGGCGGCAGCATCACCCACATCAGTATCGACCGCCAGGCCGCTGCCCGCTTCGGCCTGACCGCCACCGATGTCGACCAGGCGCTGTACGACGCCTTCGGCCAGCGCCAGATCAACGAGTTCCAGACCGAGATCAACCAATACCAAGTGATACTCGAACTGGACAGCCAACAGCGCGGCAAGGCCGAAAGCCTCAATTACTTTTACCTGCGCTCGCCGCTGACCAACGAGATGGTGCCGTTGTCGGCGCTGGCCAGGGTCGACCCGCCCAGCGTGGGGCCGCTGTCCATCAGCCATGACGGCATGTTCCCCGCCGCCAACCTGTCGTTCAACCTGGCGCCCGGCGTGGCCCTGGGCGATGCCGTGATCATGCTCAACCAGGCCAAGAACGACATCGGCATGCCGAGTACCCTGATCGGCAACTTCCAGGGCGCGACCCAGGCATTCCAGAGTTCGCTGGCCAGCCAGCCGTGGCTGATCCTTGCGGCGCTGGTGGCGGTCTACATTATCCTGGGTGTGCTGTACGAGAGTTTCGTGCATCCGCTGACGATCATTTCCACCCTCCCCTCGGCAGGCCTCGGTGCGCTGGTCATGCTGTGGCTGCTGGGCCAGGATTTTTCAATCATGGCCTTGATCGGCCTGGTATTGCTGATCGGCATTGTGAAGAAGAACGGCATCCTGATGATCGACTTTGCCCTGGAAGCCCAACGCGTACGCGGGTTGTCGCCGCAGGATGCGATTTATGAAGCCTGCGTCACGCGGTTCCGCCCAATCATCATGACCACCCTCGCCGCCTTGCTTGGCGCAGTGCCGTTGATGCTGGGCTCGGGGCCGGGTGCGGAACTGCGTCAGCCGTTGGGCATCGCGGTAGTCGGTGGCTTGCTGGTGAGCCAGGCACTGACGCTGTTCACTACGCCGGTCATATACTTGTACCTTGAACGGTTTTTCCACAGGCCCAAACCAGCGCTGGCGCTGGGGACCACACACTGA
- a CDS encoding heavy metal response regulator transcription factor, whose translation MRVLIIEDEEKTADYLHRGLTEQGYTVDVAREGVEGLHLALENDYAVIVLDVMLPGLDGFGVLRALRARKQTPVIMLTARERVEDRIRGLREGADDYLGKPFSFLELVARLQALTRRSGGHEPVQVTVADLWIDLISRKASRNGQRLDLTAKEFSLLSVLARRQGEILSKTAIAEMVWDINFDSDANVVEVAIKRLRAKLDGPFEHKLLHTIRGMGYVLENRSVG comes from the coding sequence ATGCGCGTCCTGATTATTGAAGATGAAGAGAAAACCGCGGACTACCTGCATCGCGGCCTTACGGAGCAAGGCTACACCGTCGACGTGGCGCGTGAAGGCGTCGAGGGTCTGCACCTGGCGCTGGAAAACGATTACGCGGTGATCGTGCTCGACGTGATGCTGCCCGGCCTGGACGGCTTTGGTGTGTTGCGTGCGTTGCGCGCCCGCAAGCAGACGCCGGTGATCATGCTCACCGCCCGCGAGCGCGTGGAAGACCGCATCCGCGGCCTGCGCGAAGGTGCCGACGATTACCTGGGCAAACCGTTTTCGTTTTTGGAACTGGTAGCGCGCCTGCAAGCCCTGACCCGCCGCAGCGGCGGCCACGAGCCAGTGCAGGTTACGGTCGCCGACTTGTGGATCGACCTGATCAGCCGCAAGGCCAGCCGCAACGGCCAACGCCTGGACCTGACCGCCAAGGAGTTCTCGCTGCTCAGCGTATTGGCGCGGCGCCAGGGTGAAATCCTGTCCAAGACCGCCATTGCCGAGATGGTCTGGGACATCAATTTCGACAGCGACGCCAACGTCGTGGAAGTGGCGATCAAGCGCCTGCGCGCCAAGCTCGACGGGCCGTTCGAACACAAGCTGCTGCATACCATTCGTGGCATGGGTTATGTGTTGGAGAACCGTAGTGTCGGCTAA
- a CDS encoding heavy metal sensor histidine kinase, with amino-acid sequence MSANSIALRLSSMFTLVALLIFVLIGGVLYQQVDRGLGLLPEAELDARYSVLESSVNRFGTPEHWVKIKAKLKLLGEEDKRIRFWVVSSDPSYEYGEPDAQIRAFAQGPTGKRDLRLPGHDYPFKVLVSQFAAKDQRPALRFMIAIDTENFRATQHHLLVALVSLALVGVVLAALLGFWVARIGLKPLGKLSDEAQKLAPPKLSGRLHLSPLPPELSQFVNSFNATLDRVEQAYSRLESFNADVAHELRSPLTNLIGQTQVALTRGRSAEQYFEVLQSNLEELERLRSIINDMLFLASADQGSKATKLIESSLADEVATTLDYLDFILEDAQVEVRVHGDAVVQIEKAHLRRALINLLSNAVQHTAPGHVIDVHIEVREQQVVIGVTNPGEAIAREHLPRLFERFYRVDASRSNSGANHGLGLAIVKAIALMHGGDVFVRSEDGGNTFGITLPV; translated from the coding sequence GTGTCGGCTAATTCCATTGCCCTGCGCCTGAGCAGCATGTTCACCCTGGTGGCGTTGCTGATCTTCGTGCTCATCGGCGGCGTGCTGTATCAGCAGGTGGATCGCGGCCTGGGGTTGCTGCCCGAGGCCGAGCTGGATGCGCGCTACAGCGTGCTGGAATCGTCGGTCAATCGCTTCGGTACGCCGGAGCATTGGGTCAAGATCAAGGCCAAGCTCAAGTTGCTGGGCGAAGAAGACAAGCGTATCCGTTTCTGGGTGGTCAGCAGTGACCCGAGCTACGAATACGGCGAGCCCGATGCGCAAATCCGCGCCTTTGCACAGGGTCCGACAGGCAAGCGCGACCTGCGCCTGCCCGGCCATGATTATCCGTTCAAGGTGCTGGTCAGCCAGTTTGCGGCCAAGGACCAGCGTCCGGCGCTGCGCTTCATGATTGCCATTGACACCGAAAACTTTCGCGCCACCCAGCACCACCTGCTGGTAGCGTTGGTCAGCCTGGCGCTGGTCGGCGTGGTGCTGGCGGCGCTGCTGGGGTTCTGGGTCGCGCGTATCGGCCTTAAGCCCCTGGGCAAGCTCTCGGATGAGGCACAGAAACTTGCGCCACCCAAACTCTCCGGGCGCCTGCATCTGTCACCGCTGCCGCCGGAACTGAGCCAGTTCGTCAACTCGTTCAACGCCACCCTCGACCGCGTCGAACAAGCCTACTCACGCCTGGAATCCTTCAATGCCGATGTGGCCCATGAACTGCGCTCGCCGCTGACCAACCTGATCGGCCAGACCCAGGTCGCCCTCACCCGCGGGCGTTCCGCGGAGCAATACTTCGAGGTGCTGCAATCGAACCTGGAAGAGTTGGAACGGCTGCGCTCGATCATCAACGACATGCTGTTCCTCGCCAGCGCCGACCAAGGCAGCAAGGCCACCAAGCTGATCGAAAGCTCCCTGGCTGATGAGGTAGCGACGACCCTCGATTACCTGGATTTCATCCTCGAAGACGCCCAGGTTGAAGTGCGCGTGCACGGCGATGCCGTGGTGCAGATCGAAAAGGCCCATCTGCGTCGCGCACTGATCAACCTGCTGAGCAATGCCGTGCAACACACCGCGCCGGGGCACGTGATCGACGTACACATCGAGGTGCGGGAGCAACAAGTGGTAATCGGCGTGACCAACCCCGGCGAGGCGATTGCCCGCGAGCACTTGCCGCGCCTGTTCGAACGTTTCTATCGGGTGGATGCGTCGCGTAGCAACAGCGGAGCGAATCACGGGCTGGGGCTGGCTATCGTCAAGGCGATTGCGTTGATGCATGGGGGGGATGTGTTTGTGCGTAGTGAGGACGGCGGAAACACCTTTGGCATTACCCTGCCCGTCTAA
- a CDS encoding OprD family porin: MKNSLTFTPLFLAVAATITPLAQAADTTPTDGFVEGSHLTINTRNYYMNRDRRDIHTDDSKEWGQGFIGTFESGYTQGTVGFGLDLNAMLGLKLDGGGGTDGSSILPYGSGNGKAPGSFSTAGGTLKIRAFDTELKAGDLFLNNPVIAGGMTRMLPQTFRGVSLTNHSFDGWMIEGGQASFTKLYNQSGHRRIGTSYGALPTNADSQHLDWAGVSFSGITGLTSNLYASELKDVWHQYYYDLEYTYALNDLVSLTPGLHYYHTQDTGQSLLGDIDSNTYSLHFTVGVGNHSVTATYQRVNGNTPFDYIAQGDSIYLDNSQQYSDFNGPNERSWKLKYAYDFAGLGVPGLTSAVSYISGKTDLTKVDPNSRGYSSWYSADGKDAKHWERDIDVKYVVQGGKAKDLSVRLQWATNRGSNGYSAVDRDVDEYRVIVDYPINVF; this comes from the coding sequence GTGAAGAACTCGCTGACGTTCACCCCGTTATTCCTCGCAGTTGCAGCAACGATCACTCCCCTCGCCCAGGCGGCAGACACCACCCCCACCGACGGTTTCGTTGAAGGCTCCCACCTCACGATCAATACGCGCAACTACTACATGAACCGCGACCGTCGCGACATTCATACCGATGACAGCAAGGAATGGGGCCAGGGTTTTATCGGCACCTTCGAGTCCGGCTACACCCAAGGCACCGTCGGCTTCGGCCTGGACCTCAATGCGATGCTCGGCCTCAAGCTCGACGGTGGTGGCGGCACCGATGGCTCCAGCATCCTTCCCTACGGCAGTGGCAACGGCAAGGCACCCGGATCGTTCTCTACCGCCGGCGGCACCTTGAAAATACGTGCCTTCGATACCGAACTGAAAGCCGGCGACCTGTTCCTCAACAACCCGGTGATCGCTGGCGGCATGACGCGCATGCTGCCCCAGACCTTCCGTGGTGTGAGCCTGACCAACCACAGCTTCGACGGTTGGATGATCGAGGGCGGCCAGGCCAGCTTCACCAAGCTCTACAACCAGAGCGGCCACCGGCGCATCGGCACCAGTTATGGCGCCTTGCCCACCAACGCCGACAGCCAGCACCTGGACTGGGCCGGCGTATCGTTCAGCGGTATCACGGGGCTGACCAGCAACCTGTACGCCTCCGAACTCAAGGACGTATGGCACCAGTACTACTACGACCTCGAATACACCTATGCTCTCAACGACCTGGTCAGCCTGACCCCCGGCTTGCACTACTACCACACCCAGGACACCGGCCAATCGTTGCTGGGGGATATCGACAGCAATACCTACAGCCTGCATTTCACCGTCGGCGTGGGCAACCACAGCGTCACGGCCACCTACCAGCGGGTCAACGGCAACACCCCGTTCGACTACATCGCCCAGGGCGACAGCATTTACCTGGATAACTCCCAGCAGTACTCGGACTTCAACGGCCCCAACGAGCGCTCATGGAAGCTCAAATACGCCTACGACTTCGCCGGCCTCGGTGTGCCTGGCCTGACGTCCGCTGTGTCCTACATCAGCGGCAAGACCGACCTGACCAAGGTCGACCCCAACAGCCGCGGCTACAGCAGCTGGTACAGCGCCGATGGCAAAGATGCCAAGCACTGGGAACGGGATATCGATGTGAAATATGTAGTGCAAGGCGGCAAGGCCAAGGACCTGTCGGTGCGCCTGCAATGGGCGACCAATCGAGGCAGCAATGGCTATTCGGCAGTGGATCGGGACGTGGATGAGTACCGCGTGATTGTGGACTACCCCATCAACGTCTTCTGA